From Nitrososphaerales archaeon:
ATCATTATAGTCCTCTCTATCAACTTCTTCCCACTTCTCGGATCTTCCAATTGGGGGAAGTGAGTGACGGCATCGGCCATTTCATTACCCCTTTCTCCGCAACCTATGTAAAGAATTATATCGGCAGCTGCCCATTTAGCTATTTGGTGTAATGTAACTGTATTATGGAGTATGAGTGGGGTCTCTCCACCAATGAAGTTATGTGTCTCAGGCACAGTTAGATCATATACAGTAAATTCTCCGTGAACCACATCCTTTGCTTCAACCCTCTCCAGCACAATATATTCTAGTACGGAGGCGAGCGTGCGAAGGCGTTCCAAGCTACTCCATCCTTGAACTCTCGTAACCATTTTTGATAAAAGAGCAACTCCCATTCTCTCGCCCAACTCGCTATAATTTCTAATGAATATACTCTCACCTTCTAATCGCTTCCTTCCAATCTCTACCGCTATATCCTTCATCAATTCTGCATCTAAAGGTACTATATCTCTAACTTGACTCTCTTTTCTCTCTAAATTGAGATAAGACTTTATCTCATACACCTTCTTGATTTTTAAGGATCTTTCATCGAATATTTTAAGGAACTTGGCTAATTCTTTACAGCTACTTATAATGATCCTATCTCCCCTAACTGAGTAAAGAATTCCCAACCTTGAAAGTATGTATGAGAGTTGGTGGACAAACTTACTAGAGGCTGAAGAGATCCCAACCACTCCAGAGCTGAAGCACCCATCTCCAAGATAGTATCCTTTGAGAAATGCCGCTACTACAGAGTCGGGTGATCTTTGAATAATCTCCGGTATGGTAACATTTTGAGACTTCTTCCTCTCAGGATAACCTATAGCTTTTAAGAGGCGTATTAAAGCTGAGTTATAAATAGCTAGACCACTAACAGTTCTAAAACTTTTCTTTACACACTTCACACCAAATAGCCTAGATGCAATCTCAGCGAACCTTTTAAGAATTAGAGGATCATCGTTAAATAAGTGAATAGCTCTTCCGGCAATCATACCATCAGAGAGTAAGAGGCCCAAAAACTCCGCGAATTCCTCATCGACTACCCTAGGTATTTTGAGTTTATTCTTCGATCTTTCAATCCCCACATAACGAATCACAGGTTTAAATTCTCCTATAAGATCGAAGAGCTTGGCCACGATTTGACATAAAGGTTTATTTCGCCCTGAATAGATTTCACTTAACACATATGGTGAAACTCCTAATAGATTGGCAAGCTTCTCCATACCTCCAAGCCTCTTCGAGAATGCTTTAATTGTACTTTTGACTTTACGTAAAACTTTGCCATCCCTTACCCTTAAACCTAAAGTGTAAGGATCGAGCTTCTGATATTCTAGGTTTAATGGGATTTTACGAGGTAAAGCGATGTAATCCCCTACCTTTACTTTCTCAGCAGCCCTTTCCTCAAAGAATCCTAGTGGATTAAATACTATAACTTCATGTGAAGGTGTAACTGAGAGCTTTCTACCACTCGATGTAGAGAGCTTTATAATCCGATCGGTCCAGCCTTTATAAACGTGGGAAGCTCTTTTCTCAACCAGTTTAAAACCATCGAATGATATTACATTAAAGTTACAGGCACGTAACTCTTCCCTATCTCCAACCTTTTCCCCTGCATCTGCTTTAGAAAACAACTCCTCTATAGGAATCAACCTTCCATCAGCTAGCAGAACGGGTGTTCCAGGAAGGACACACTTCCCAGTCCCGAAACCTCCGGGTATAGCAGCAGTCCCACCTTTCGCAATTGGGAAGAACGAATCGATGACCCTCTGCCCAGTTAATAGAGGTTCCGTTAAAGGCAATCGGCCCTTATAGGGCCTTGGTATTCTTATGGGCCATAATTGCATCATAGTCAGATCGACCTTTTTACCATCCGACTCAAGGGTCGCTATAGAGTCTGTAACTGTGAAGTCTCCTTCTTTTATCTCACGAATCACACCCCTCAAACCTACAGGTACCAAAATCCTATGCTCGACCATGAGGGATTCGGGTGTGGTTCCTATGATATCTCCTTCAACGACCTTATCACCAACCTTAACCTTCGGTGTGAAGTGCCACTTCTTATACCTATTTAGTGGAGCAGTTCTTACACCTTTCTTCATAAAGTCTCCGATGAGCGATCGAATCTCACTCTCTGAAAATTCCAAACCGTCGAATATCGATCCGATCAGACCGGGGCCTAATTCAGCGGTCAGAGGCCTTTCTGTATTTAAAATCTCATCACCGGGCTTTAAACCACTCGTATCTTCGTAACATTGAATAGAAACCTCATTTCCGCGTATTCTAATGATTTCACCTATAAGTTTGAGTGGCCCGAGTTGAACGACATCACCGATCTTCGCATTTGCTACACCTTTACCTACTACAAGCGATCCATATACTCTAGTTATTTCACCTTTACCCTTTGACATACATATCCTCCCCGAATAATTTCTTACTAACTTCATACCTTAACTCATCATACATTTTGGCCAACCTCCCTTCGATGGTGTTATAGAAGATTTTGGTCCTATCCTTACTATAGACGATGACACCTCCTATACAGTTACTAGGTGTATCATCGACCTTTATATCCACATCATAGCCCAACTCTTTACCGATTCTTTTGGTGATGGTACTCAAATTCTTCTTAATGTAATCGGTATCCTTCTGATTACCATTTACGATGACTTCTTTTTCACCGATCTTTTTGATAGCCTCCTTCAGTAAGCCTATAAGAATATTATTGTAATCGGAAGACCTTTTGGTAGCCAATTCAGATAACCTCTTTTTGGCCTCTTCCAAGACTCTCGATATCACTTCCTCCCTTGCATTGAATATAGTCCTCCTACCTTCCATCAAAGCAGATCCGATGATCTTTCTCCTAATTATCATCACTTCAGGCTTTGATATTCTTATGACAGCTTCCTTAACTTCCTCCTCGGCACTCAT
This genomic window contains:
- a CDS encoding V-type ATP synthase subunit A, yielding MSKGKGEITRVYGSLVVGKGVANAKIGDVVQLGPLKLIGEIIRIRGNEVSIQCYEDTSGLKPGDEILNTERPLTAELGPGLIGSIFDGLEFSESEIRSLIGDFMKKGVRTAPLNRYKKWHFTPKVKVGDKVVEGDIIGTTPESLMVEHRILVPVGLRGVIREIKEGDFTVTDSIATLESDGKKVDLTMMQLWPIRIPRPYKGRLPLTEPLLTGQRVIDSFFPIAKGGTAAIPGGFGTGKCVLPGTPVLLADGRLIPIEELFSKADAGEKVGDREELRACNFNVISFDGFKLVEKRASHVYKGWTDRIIKLSTSSGRKLSVTPSHEVIVFNPLGFFEERAAEKVKVGDYIALPRKIPLNLEYQKLDPYTLGLRVRDGKVLRKVKSTIKAFSKRLGGMEKLANLLGVSPYVLSEIYSGRNKPLCQIVAKLFDLIGEFKPVIRYVGIERSKNKLKIPRVVDEEFAEFLGLLLSDGMIAGRAIHLFNDDPLILKRFAEIASRLFGVKCVKKSFRTVSGLAIYNSALIRLLKAIGYPERKKSQNVTIPEIIQRSPDSVVAAFLKGYYLGDGCFSSGVVGISSASSKFVHQLSYILSRLGILYSVRGDRIIISSCKELAKFLKIFDERSLKIKKVYEIKSYLNLERKESQVRDIVPLDAELMKDIAVEIGRKRLEGESIFIRNYSELGERMGVALLSKMVTRVQGWSSLERLRTLASVLEYIVLERVEAKDVVHGEFTVYDLTVPETHNFIGGETPLILHNTVTLHQIAKWAAADIILYIGCGERGNEMADAVTHFPQLEDPRSGKKLIERTIMIANVSNMPVSAREASIYMGVTIAEYFRDQGYDVAIMADSTSRWAEALRDISGRLEEIPAEAGYPAYLPERIAEFYERAGRVITLGSEYRVGSVTIMGAVSPPGGDFSEPVTSITLRFVGTLWALDTALAFRRHFPAINWLMSFSRYVELVSQWWQTYDKDWLKYKMKATAILEEASKIEEIARIIGEKALPDAQRLILLVAEMIREGFLVQHAFHEVDTYCEPEKQSKLLRTLVEFYELTEPLIRAGVPVEKIREFKSIVELMRLKERKGVEHIDRAKNDVLEEVKALAKQYGVVI
- a CDS encoding V-type proton ATPase subunit E; protein product: MISGFEFIKEGIRQRASAQIRQILSSAEEEAKKIIMSAEEEVKEAVIRISKPEVMIIRRKIIGSALMEGRRTIFNAREEVISRVLEEAKKRLSELATKRSSDYNNILIGLLKEAIKKIGEKEVIVNGNQKDTDYIKKNLSTITKRIGKELGYDVDIKVDDTPSNCIGGVIVYSKDRTKIFYNTIEGRLAKMYDELRYEVSKKLFGEDMYVKG